The Malus domestica chromosome 13, GDT2T_hap1 genome includes a window with the following:
- the LOC103452061 gene encoding probable pectate lyase 5 produces the protein MAMPLSLLLILSLLLIPTTISSSPVKVPELVMQQVQESINASRRNLGYLSCGTGNPIDDCWRCDPNWEKNRQRLADCAIGFGKHAIGGRDGKIYVVTDSGDHPVNPKPGTLRYGVIQNEPLWIVFQRDMTIKLKEELMMNSFKTIDGRGASVHIAGGPCITIQYVTNIIIHGLNIHDCKQGGNAYVRDSPEHFGWRTLSDGDGVSIFGGSHVWVDHNSLSNCRDGLIDAIHGSTSITISNNYMTHHDKVMLLGHSDSYTQDKNMQVTIAFNHFGEGLVQRMPRCRHGNFHVVNNDYTHWEMYAIGGSASPTINSQGNRFLAPNDRFNKEVTKHEDAPQKEWSKWNWRSSGDLLLNGAFFTASGAGASSSYAKASSLGARPSSLVSSLTAGAGSLRCKKGSRC, from the exons ATGGCAATGCCACTCTCCCTTTTGCtgatcctctctctcctcctaatCCCAACAACCATTTCCTCCTCCCCGGTCAAAGTTCCTGAACTGGTGATGCAACAAGTACAAGA GAGCATCAATGCCTCAAGGAGAAATTTGGGTTATCTTTCATGTGGCACCGGAAACCCCATTGACGACTGCTGGAGGTGTGACCCCAACTGGGAGAAGAACCGCCAGCGGCTAGCCGACTGCGCAATCGGGTTCGGAAAGCACGCCATTGGCGGCAGGGACGGTAAAATCTACGTGGTCACGGACTCAGGCGACCATCCGGTGAACCCTAAACCCGGAACCCTCCGATACGGCGTGATCCAAAACGAACCGCTCTGGATCGTATTCCAGCGTGACATGACGATCAAGCTGAAAGAAGAACTGATGATGAACTCCTTCAAGACCATCGACGGCAGAGGAGCCAGCGTCCACATTGCCGGTGGGCCCTGCATTACCATACAGTACGTGACCAACATTATCATCCACGGATTAAACATTCACGACTGCAAGCAAGGCGGGAACGCCTATGTGAGGGACTCGCCGGAGCATTTTGGGTGGCGGACGCTTTCCGACGGAGACGGGGTTTCTATTTTTGGTGGTAGTCATGTTTGGGTGGATCATAACTCTCTTTCGAACTGCCGTGACGGGCTCATTGATGCCATACACGGTTCCACTTCCATCACCATTTCTAACAATTACATGACGCATCATGACAAGGTCATGCTCTTGGGGCACAGTGATTCCTACACTCAGGACAAGAATATGCAGGTCACCATTGCATTCAACCACTTTGGAGAAGGCCTTGTTCAGAGGATGCCAAG ATGTAGACATGGGAACTTTCATGTGGTGAACAATGACTACACCCATTGGGAAATGTATGCTATTGGCGGGAGTGCTTCTCCAACCATCAACAGCCAAGGCAACAGATTTCTAGCACCAAATGATAGATTCAACAAAGAG GTCACCAAGCATGAGGATGCGCCACAGAAGGAGTGGAGCAAATGGAACTGGAGGTCCTCGGGAGATTTGCTGCTAAACGGTGCGTTCTTCACAGCATCCGGTGCAGGAGCATCTTCTAGTTACGCCAAGGCATCGAGCTTGGGTGCGAGACCGTCGTCGCTCGTGAGTTCACTCACTGCCGGAGCTGGTTCGCTCAGGTGCAAGAAGGGCTCGCGTTGCTGA
- the LOC103414327 gene encoding T-complex protein 1 subunit epsilon: MALAFDEYGRPFIILREQEQKSRLRGLDAQKANISAGKAVARILRTSLGPKGMDKMLQSPDGEITVTNDGATILEQMDVDNQIAKLMVELSQSQDYEIGDGTTGVVVLAGALLEHAERLLERGIHPIRVAEGYELASRIAFDHLQHISHKFEFDLDNIEPLVGTCMTTLSSKIVNRCKRDLAEIAVKAVMAVADLERKDVNLDLIKVEGKVGGKLEDTELVYGILIDKDMSHPQMPKHIEDAKIAILTCPFEPPKPKTKHKVDIDTVEKFQTLRLQEQKYFDDMVQKCKDVGATLVICQWGFDDEANHLLMHRNLPAVRWVGGVELELIAIATGGRIVPRFQELTPEKLGKAGIVREKSFGTTKDRMLYIEHCANSKAVTIFIRGGNKMMIEETKRSIHDALCVARNLIRNNSIVYGGGSAEISCSVAVEAAADRYPGVEQYAIRAFADALDAVPMALAENSGLQPIETLSAVKAEQIKENIPYYGIDCNDVGTNDMRKQNVFETLIGKQQQILLATQVVKMILKIDDVISPSDY, translated from the exons ATGGCGTTGGCGTTCGACGAGTACGGGCGCCCGTTCATAATACTGAGGGAGCAGGAGCAGAAGTCTCGATTGCGCGGCCTCGATGCTCAGAAGGCCAACATTTCTGCCGGCAAGGCCGTTGCTCGCATCCTCCGGACCTCCCTCGGACCCAAGGGCATGGACAAGATGCTCCAGAGCCCCGATGGCGAAATCACTGTCA CAAATGATGGTGCAACGATTCTGGAGCAGATGGATGTTGACAATCAGATTGCGAAGCTGATGGTTGAACTATCCCAGAGCCAGGACTATGAAATTGGTGATGGGACAACTGGAGTTGTTGTGTTGGCTGGTGCACTTCTAGAGCACGCTGAGCGACTGTTGGAGCGCGGTATTCACCCCATCCGTGTTGCTGAGGGATATGAATTGGCATCTAGAATAGCATTTGACCATTTGCAGCATATATCACACAAATTTGAATTTGATCTGGATAATATAGAGCCTCTTGTTGGAACTTGCATGACCACTTTATCGTCCAAGAT TGTGAATCGGTGCAAGCGTGACCTTGCTGAGATTGCTGTGAAAGCAGTTATGGCTGTTGCAGATTTAGAGaggaaggatgtgaacctagaTTTGATAAAAGTAGAGGGGAAAGTTGGGGGTAAGTTGGAAGATACTGAGCTGGTATATGGTATTCTTATTGACAAGGATATGAGCCATCCACAAATGCCAAAGCATATTGAAGATGCAAAAATTGCTATCTTGACTTGTCCCTTTGAGCCACCAAAGCCAAAGACAAAACATAAGGTTGATATTGATACAGTGGAGAAATTTCAGACTCTACGTTTGCAAGAACAGAAGTACTTTGACGACATGGTCCAAAAATGCAAG GATGTCGGTGCTACCTTGGTCATCTGTCAATGGGGGTTTGATGATGAAGCAAATCACCTGTTGATGCACAGGAACTTGCCTGCTGTCAGATGGGTTGGTGGTGTGGAGTTGGAACTAATTGCAATAGCTACAG GAGGAAGAATTGTGCCCAGGTTCCAAGAATTGACACCCGAGAAGTTAGGAAAG GCCGGTATAGTTCGCGAAAAATCATTTGGCACAACCAAAGATCGCATGCTGTACATTGAACACTGTGCAAATTCAAAGGCTGTGACCATATTTATCCGTGGTG GTAACAAAATGATGATAGAGGAGACTAAGCGCAGCATCCACGATGCCCTCTGTGTTGCTAGGAATCTCATCCGCAACAATTCTATTGTCTATGGTGGTGGATCAGCAGAGATATCTTGCTCCGTTGCTGTAGAGGCAGCAGCAGACCGATACCCAGGAGTTGAGCAA TATGCCATTAGAGCATTTGCAGATGCTTTGGATGCTGTCCCTATGGCACTTGCAGAGAATAGTGGCCTTCAACCCATCGAAACACTATCTGCAGTGAAGGCCGAGCAGATTAAG GAGAACATTCCCTACTACGGAATAGACTGCAACGATGTTGGCACGAATGATATGCGCAAACAGAATGTCTTCGAGACTTTGATCGGGAAGCAGCAGCAAATCTTATTGGCAACACAGGTGGTGAAGATGATACTAAAAATCGATGATGTTATTTCCCCCTCTGACTACTAG
- the LOC103452397 gene encoding anther-specific protein BCP1-like — protein MARQQVVVALLLLATVGLAFAASAPSPAAATKPDLLTFAGVPSAGPVPDNNDVGTIAVGGSGNGASEAPSPGGDIGGSGAGASDAPSPGGADSVTAGSVGGPVSDSAFGSIASGNAEGPNPSAATAGQLSAGVAVAAGVAASFLF, from the coding sequence ATGGCACGCCAACAAGTTGTTGTTGCTCTTCTTCTGTTGGCCACCGTGGGTTTGGCCTTCGCTGCCAGCGCCCCCAGCCCCGCCGCCGCCACCAAACCCGACCTCCTAACCTTCGCTGGTGTGCCCTCGGCCGGACCAGTCCCTGACAATAACGATGTGGGAACCATTGCCGTTGGTGGCTCCGGCAATGGTGCTTCCGAGGCTCCTTCTCCTGGCGGTGACATTGGTGGCTCCGGTGCTGGTGCTTCCGATGCTCCTTCTCCTGGTGGTGCCGACAGCGTTACCGCCGGCTCTGTTGGTGGACCCGTCTCTGATTCAGCTTTCGGCTCCATTGCCAGTGGTAATGCCGAGGGTCCTAATCCTAGCGCTGCCACCGCTGGACAGCTCTCCGCGGGAGTAGCTGTTGCCGCTGGCGTCGCCGCCTCCTTCTTGTTCTAA